A stretch of DNA from Carya illinoinensis cultivar Pawnee chromosome 12, C.illinoinensisPawnee_v1, whole genome shotgun sequence:
AGCAAACGTTTGCAACATTTCTTTTGCCATTTGGAATGCAGGTTGCTGCAAGCTTTGCAGCTGAAGGATCTGTAACGAGTGAGCTGAAGCAGTGGAACGATTTGTATGAGAGGGAGGCTCAAGGAAGAAGCAACAGTTGACTTACTTCTTATAATGAGGTTAGTCAGAAGGCTGTTGAGAAAAATGATCTTAATTATTGGGGAGCATCGTTTGCATTTTCCATGAGTTATGAAATGCTGGTGGCTAATCTCTCCAGTGTAACATGGAGTTGAAGCAGTGAACAATAAGATGGTGTTGAAAACAAAGCGCGAGAAGAGCTTGTCACTGGATATGCCCTAATAACTGGTAATTGAAAATCTGGAACCATCATGTAGTGCGGTCACCATAGTTTTTCTAGGGATAATGTATGTAATAATGCTTCAGACGGAGCTTGTTACAAGTTTTCCAGCTTGATCCTGAGAATAAGAACTTCAGCCACCCCTTGAGGGTTCTTGTGGCTGTGCCTCCAATCTAAAACAACTCACTGCTGTTTAAGCATTGATGTTTGGGAGTTCCTTTTCACTGATCATAAATAGGTTGAGAAAATCAATTATGAGAATATTTAAGATTAGCAGATACTGGGCATCTTAAGGATGCATGAACAGTTGCTATGTCGTAAGGGTAATCAAAATGAAGTAGAAGTAATAAGGCCCCAAGGGTTTCAGAAGATGCCCAAATTACAGTGGACGTCTTCAATTGTAGGGTGTTCATTCTTCCTTTTGTCCACCTTGTTTGtgaatgaaatttgttttactCGCCCTCTACACTTCTCTTTCTTGAATTAGTAATTATTGAGAATCGGTTGATCCTTTTTATCAAACGTGTGGACAAACCTCCCGCAGACATCATAAATGTTGTATAGTTCATATGCGTCTATCTCTAAAAGGAGAAAGCGaacattctttttattttttggaagggCAATATCGTGTAAACTCTTTTAAACGCTGTCACATTCGGGGGAAATATCACATCATTACTCTCTAAAAGAAGTACCAATAACTCAAACAATCAGAAGAGTAATCTAAACTCTTTCAAGACACCACTTGTTTTGTTCAGGTACCACATGGGAAGCAGTGGTTTAACTTTTCAGAGTAACTGCGAGGAAAAAGGGCTGGTTCACGAATGGAACTGCCAGTGATTAGGAAAACTAGGAATTCAACGTGAACAGGACAATGCTAAGGATCATCTAAACTTTTGGCAGcaaccaaacaataaaaaaaaaaaaaaaaactgtttattAAGATCAAGCCAACATCAGAATCTTCTCCATGGGgcttgcatctctctctctctctctaataatACTTATAGTTGTGAACCAAAATTAGAATCAACAATTGCGGAGAATttctaatctcatttcatcattacaatttttttaaatttcaattcaactttttcaaactctaaaataataataatattttaaacttttatccaaaaataaaataaaattatcatctcaccgTCCAAACCTACCCTTAATCCCAAGACTGGGACCAGTTTAAGCTAAAACCGACAAACTCCGATAAGGTGAGAGAAATCTAGAGGGCGCAAGTAGCATGTCATGGAAATACAGTTACCAAACGCATCCTAACCATGAAGTGATCAAGATCACTGAACGCAAAGCAAACAGCATTCTGATAAACACCAAAAGCAAAACATTTTGAAGTaaaattaaatccaaaaatGTACATGTCGCTGGCAAATATGCAGTATATAGGAGTATCAAGAGGTGGCTAACGGacgataaaaccatttaaaagtACTACGAAATCCAATATCAATCCATGTTCTGAACCCACAGACCCTAAAAAGTAAGAAGATTACAGGCTTCATGACAATCATGGATACAATTCAACAACACCTTGATAAACAACACCCTACCAAATATTTGTCAGCTGATTGAACGGGCCACGAGTCTGCCACTCTAAtccttcttcttgttcttcaatGGCCCTCTAGGAATCTTGCTCAAGACCTTTGCATCAATAACTGCGTATTGCTTTTTTATCTCAGCATGTGCTTTCTGAGCAAATGTGTCCACCTGGTCCTCATATTTTTCGTAGAACACAGGCAATGTGTGGAGCAAAACGAATGCTGTGTTAAAGCCATGAAGCAATGTGTTAAGAGCTAATCTATTCAATTTATAACTGATGCATGATGCATATAGCAGTCCATTACCTATGTAGAACAGGGTCAAGAAATTGCACCAGTTCCCCACAATAGACAAGACCCATAAGCCGGCAATCACCTAATACATCACATCATTCCCATATAGCGTCAACATAAGCCATAAAAAAGAAATCCTAACAAGTACAAAGTACAATACgaacaaaaaatgttataacgCCCCAATTGAATGCCCAAACTAtatgacctatactccaaaatgattaatcaatgatacaattattggaacattataaagagcaagaattttttcttctcaaataatgtgagatctcatacaccacttaCTCTTATCCTTATTATATGGGGTATTATAATCTACCTTCCTTAAATTCCCGATGGGGTCCGTCTGTTGTAAGTGGCACGAATCAAGTTTCACATTTTTGATTGGGATAGGCTTTAATACTATTTGTAACGCCATAGTGAAAGTCCCAAACCACATGAACCACATGGcatatactccaaaaggactagtcaataatacaattggagccccattagaacattataaagaataaaaatttctCATTTACAAACAATACAGGATTTCATACACTACCTACGCTTATCCTTATTATATGAGGTATAACAAATGTAGTTTATGAAACAAACACTAAAAAGCCAATCTCAATTTCCTCAGGAGATGTGCATTATAATGCAACATCAACAATACCAATGAGAGAAAATAATGCGGGTATGGACATACAGATAGGAACTTCTTCAGGTCCCTTCCTGATGCAATATCATGCAGAACGGCAAAAGCACGGTTGATCTCTATCCTTAGTGCAGCGGCAATCTGTAAAACTGGTTCCTCTGGGATATGAAATTCTGGAATGTGTGGTGAACTCCTAAATGATCAAATGGATGCATAAACAAACAGACTAAACATGGAGAagtcaaaataattacacgatTACAACAAGACCAGCAGCCTCACTTGTTGATGAAAGTGGATGCGTTGGACCACAAGAACAGAATTGCAAGAGCGAGAATCAAGATGTGGCAGACCAGAGTCAGCAAATGGTATTCGATCAACTCAAACAGAACCCATAGAGCCGTTGCCCCACCAAGTGCTCCTGCCGATATCTTCTTATTCCTCCACAAGAAAACATCGGCCGCTGTGGCATGAAGATCAGATCAACATATGAGTTTGTTTCCCCAAGTCGAAATATTGGGAAATCACATTTTCAACCAAGGAAGGAAGATAATGTCTCAAAGTTTTAATTACAAAGTACCATTTTGAAAAGTTTACGATCCTCATAAGGTTTCGTAAAGctaaaaagtaaaaaccatCTAGAAGAACCGATCACATCAACCGCATTTGAAAGCCAATAAAAATACATCCACAAAACCTATTGAATCTCCAACATCGTAGATTAATCATGCCGCAGTGGATGCAAATTCAGATCTAAATCCAAATTAAAAAGGCAAAatctcaaaaggaaaacaatttacaagtaacaacaacaataataataatactaattgGTGCGGAACCAATCACAATCGTTACGAAAGTGCAAAAAATCTCAGAATTTTCGAAAGGGGTTAGATTTAACTCTCACTCGAACCGTACTTCCACCGACACACTAATATTACGTGTGGTtgtgaaaggaaaaagaaactgCTAAAACAGACAGATTCACAGTCTTCCTGTTCCCCTGATTTCACCACCACCGCCACTACACTTTCTCAGACACCAAACAAATCGTAAGATGCATTTGAAGCGAACTTAACTAAATTTCCACACCAAAAATGAAATAGGACAAACCAAAAGAGACCACAAAGAATCGGATTCCAGCAAAATTTCAGTGGcatatgaaaacaaaacaaaaattaaatcaacGTACGTTTGCCACCACCGAGAACCTTGTGAATAGGCTTTTCCCTCCCAAAAAGACGGTAAATCTGGGACTGGATCGACGAAGGAGAAGAACCGCTCTTCTTGTCGTCGTCCGACGACGAGGAGTCATCGTGGCCGTGGATCTTCTCCGATATCTTCTCAATCAACGTCTCCTCCTTAGGCTCCTGGGGGTGATGCTCATCCGCCATGGCTTTCTAATTCTTAAATCACCGAAACCCAACCCTTATCAAATGAACCAAATCTCCCACGGCCACTgatccaaaaaccctaaggctGCACGTTTTGGAACGTCTCGAAACTCTCAGACACACGCCCTCAGTACCTCCGCCAAGGGGGCCTCTAATCTATATAGCGAGGGAGACTTAATCGGGACCGTTGAGATGGAGTGAATCTGAATGAGTAGTCGGGTCCGACCCAGAACGCAATCGAGGAGCAGGTTTAGCTATCAAAAGTTCAAAACAGAGTTCTGCTACAGTGCTACTCTTCAGGTACACGTGGCGGGCGGAGGATTAAAATTCGTTTCTTCGGTAACTACTAGTAATAGGAGAAAGTGCCAAGGTGACATAATCACTTGACCGTCGATCTTCCGACACGTACATAAgttggaccaccatacacggttcatttttattttgcttttaaaaTTCCAACTTTAATCCAAATTtcctttaatataaaaaatgttatctagcgtctacatttttttaataataataaaaatttacaaaaattaaaaaattagatcaaatcaaatcatgGAAGCGATTTGCCCAGTTCTACGCCAACtcgtaaataaaatttttcttataaacccaataaaaaaaaaaaagcattttgaaatttttatcaaGAATTCTAGAAGTTTTTactgtgaaattatttataaattttgaactttttatatttatatttatttttaatacacGGCAGCAAACACAATGTTGACGTTGCAGACACGATATTGACTAGTACTTGACATAGGATTATAGCCAAATTCCAATTATATGTTACTCAAAGGAAACAGCCGAGAGGTAACACACCTTGACAACCCGTGCCATTCACTTTAACATAACAGCCTTAAAAGTTGAAAGGCTGTGTGTAGATCATGGCCCAGACTCCACAGCCTGTGGACTACCTAATTGCGTACGCACATGCAGCTACCAAATTTGTGAACCCCACGCATTCTCTGAATGCCGAGAGCCAGAAGAGAAAGTTATTCTCATGGGCCAGCAGAGGAGAAACTTTGCTTAAAAGTGCTCAACACTAGCCTACAGAATGGGCAATATGAAACAATAACTTTCCAACAAAAACGCATCAAACCACGAAAACTTTATATCTGTAGACCCTCAAAAGTCATGGATTTCACAATGTTTAACCTGAATTCCAGTGCAGATTCAGAAAGTTGGACATGATTTAAATGGACCTACACATCCACATCCCTCCCGTTTCTGTGAGGCAAAACTAAAAGCATTCGTCAAAAAAGCATACGGACACTTGCATATGAGAACAACCACAAGAATTAAGCATTAGCCATAGCAAGTTAATAGCTTAAGCATAGCGATTGATACCCCAAAACTTGGGCCCTGCGCATCTTTAACTTTTGAAAAGGAAGATTTAAGCATATATCAAGATGAAGTTGGAATACTAAGCTATTCTGATACTGTTTTcaactaaaattattttgtaattttgtgcCAGCTTATTGCATTTTAGAATCTACATTCAGAAAGTACCCTTTCTCCGAGAAAAAAACATGGTAGCCTTTTAGTCTAGAACTAAAGGGATGGCcaatttttcttgttcttcttctttttattaatgAGCAAGGAATGGccaatttttcttcttcttcttctttttattaatgAGCAAGGGATGGCCAATTCATTAAGTAGGGATTGAGATATGGTGATATAATATGGAAGCAAAGCACAATTCTAGAAGGAGCCCCAAAAGTTGGCAAGGGGGAAAATGGAGGAGAAGATGGAATAGGATAGACGATGGAAGTAGAGGAATGCTGGGGAGCGATTGACAGATGGAGGTAGAGGCAAACTGAAAGTATTTATGATTGTtaagaataatatataaataattaaatttacattttcTCATCCGTTTAAAATTTTGGAATAAATTGTGATTTCAACCACCACAAAATTGGCCAAATAAATAGTTTGGTGTGCAAGTCACTTTTTGCTAATCAATCACCACAAAAATGCCACAGCAGAGGACCTCAAGtcactttttcctttaaaatgCCATGGAACTCCAATGAAGACATTGTTAAGAAGAAAGCAAAGGGAGTGATAAAACCAGATATAGCTAGTGCATTCTGCTAAAC
This window harbors:
- the LOC122289562 gene encoding reticulon-like protein B2; this translates as MADEHHPQEPKEETLIEKISEKIHGHDDSSSSDDDKKSGSSPSSIQSQIYRLFGREKPIHKVLGGGKPADVFLWRNKKISAGALGGATALWVLFELIEYHLLTLVCHILILALAILFLWSNASTFINKSSPHIPEFHIPEEPVLQIAAALRIEINRAFAVLHDIASGRDLKKFLSVIAGLWVLSIVGNWCNFLTLFYIAFVLLHTLPVFYEKYEDQVDTFAQKAHAEIKKQYAVIDAKVLSKIPRGPLKNKKKD